In the Kitasatospora terrestris genome, one interval contains:
- a CDS encoding class I SAM-dependent methyltransferase, whose translation MQDVMDYRRSLERSRLSRMRRDGASVFTMQGREWDQLPGVFAPTDSPSTGIALDLLGLASPDARTHGSVLEIGCGTGVIAVTAALAGSERVVASDINPFAAENAQLNAARHGVGHKVHAVHSDLFDALEPGERFDTIFWSSNYVLAPEDYAYEHPHERAYVDAGYAAHRRFLAEAPSWLTPNGSVLLHFSSRGDLLSLMRIAGEVDRALRMVRVLPVQEGEHEVQHMLIEIAPRHRTPSVPGTRTDAVPQQGRRG comes from the coding sequence ATGCAGGACGTGATGGACTACCGCCGTTCGCTCGAGCGGAGCCGCCTCTCGCGGATGCGGAGGGACGGGGCGTCGGTGTTCACCATGCAGGGCCGCGAGTGGGACCAGCTGCCGGGGGTGTTCGCCCCGACCGACTCGCCGTCCACCGGGATCGCGCTGGACCTGCTGGGTCTGGCCTCGCCGGACGCCCGCACGCACGGTTCGGTGCTGGAGATCGGCTGCGGCACCGGGGTGATCGCGGTGACCGCGGCCCTGGCCGGCAGCGAGCGGGTGGTCGCCTCCGACATCAACCCGTTCGCCGCCGAGAACGCGCAGCTGAACGCGGCGCGCCACGGGGTCGGCCACAAGGTCCACGCGGTGCACAGCGACCTGTTCGACGCCCTGGAGCCGGGCGAGCGCTTCGACACCATCTTCTGGAGTTCCAACTACGTGCTGGCCCCCGAGGACTACGCGTACGAGCACCCGCACGAGCGGGCCTACGTGGACGCCGGGTACGCGGCCCACCGCCGCTTCCTGGCCGAGGCCCCGTCCTGGCTCACCCCGAACGGCTCGGTGCTGCTGCACTTCTCCAGCCGGGGCGACCTGCTCAGCCTGATGAGGATCGCGGGCGAGGTCGACCGGGCGCTGCGGATGGTGCGCGTCCTGCCGGTCCAGGAGGGCGAGCACGAGGTGCAGCACATGTTGATAGAGATCGCCCCGCGTCATCGGACGCCGTCCGTGCCGGGCACCCGCACGGACGCGGTGCCGCAGCAGGGCCGCCGGGGCTGA
- a CDS encoding helix-turn-helix domain-containing protein — protein MGRLADSVAFSVLELLASEAPLARFEELLEEARRTCGSSEEELESVGRLRELGLSIRSQSKRRQQREAGLSALVDTARDLAMPYDLDSLLKVITRRARLLLGVDMSYISLPDEEQGYVYVRTSDGHTSTLSVGLKLPQGSGLGSDVLANPSPFWTPDYLADQRINHSPVIDEVVRAEGLHAIMAVPLSHRTRPFGVLYIADRSVRYFTSDEIALMTSLGDLAGVAIEKAKLLEEAGATVSRLELDTSRAEAGLQEVRELADAQQVLLDLALSGTDPHALIREAGRLLASGLRIYASDGTVLSSAGELPDLDEPTVVAAAMDAHTVRLPVPLPDNLWAAAVRAGSTHLGTLMLRPSAAHAAHADRVAQLIAQAVAVPLLLDSSRAATALGHVRDELLDELLATPQRPPQQLAMRAQRIGIDLSRPHVLVIARPEGDSQGKAATWASLYAHRMSGLKRVDNGRAVLLLPGTDPGAAARAVSEELTPLLGTPVTVSSAGPASDPVSVFHAHQEALRCLDAMTSLGSTGRAASARELGFIGVLLSDNHDVDGFIDSTIGPVLDYDQQRFTELARTLGAYFETGNSPTYAAQKLHVHTNTVARRLERISELLGPEWQKPERAFEIQLALRLSRVRRQLLDRTGEGPAAAPAEES, from the coding sequence GTGGGTCGGCTGGCGGACTCCGTCGCCTTCAGCGTCCTGGAACTGCTGGCGAGCGAGGCACCCCTCGCCAGGTTCGAGGAGCTCCTGGAGGAGGCCCGCCGCACCTGCGGCAGCAGCGAGGAGGAGCTGGAGTCGGTCGGCCGGCTCCGCGAGCTCGGGCTGTCGATCCGCTCCCAGTCCAAGCGCCGCCAGCAGCGCGAGGCCGGCCTGTCCGCCCTGGTGGACACCGCCCGCGACCTGGCGATGCCCTACGACCTGGACTCGCTGCTCAAGGTCATCACCCGCCGCGCCCGGCTGCTGCTGGGCGTCGACATGTCGTACATCAGCCTGCCCGACGAGGAGCAGGGCTACGTGTACGTCCGCACCTCCGACGGGCACACCTCGACCCTGAGCGTCGGCCTCAAGCTGCCGCAGGGCTCCGGGCTCGGCTCCGACGTGCTGGCCAACCCCTCCCCGTTCTGGACCCCGGACTACCTGGCGGACCAGCGGATCAACCACAGCCCGGTGATCGACGAGGTGGTCCGGGCCGAGGGCCTGCACGCCATCATGGCCGTGCCGCTCAGCCACCGCACCCGCCCGTTCGGCGTGCTGTACATCGCCGACCGCAGCGTCCGCTACTTCACCTCGGACGAGATCGCGCTGATGACCTCGCTGGGCGACCTCGCGGGCGTGGCGATCGAGAAGGCCAAGCTGCTGGAGGAGGCCGGCGCCACCGTCTCCCGGCTGGAGCTGGACACCTCCCGGGCCGAGGCCGGCCTCCAGGAGGTCCGCGAACTCGCCGACGCCCAGCAGGTGCTGCTCGACCTCGCGCTGTCCGGCACCGACCCGCACGCGCTGATCAGGGAGGCCGGCCGGCTGCTCGCCTCGGGCCTGCGGATCTACGCCTCGGACGGCACCGTGCTCAGCTCGGCCGGCGAGCTGCCCGACCTGGACGAGCCGACCGTGGTGGCCGCCGCGATGGACGCCCACACGGTCCGCCTGCCGGTCCCGCTCCCGGACAACCTCTGGGCGGCCGCGGTCCGGGCCGGCTCCACGCACCTGGGCACCCTGATGCTGCGCCCGTCCGCGGCGCACGCCGCGCACGCCGACCGGGTCGCCCAGCTGATCGCCCAGGCCGTCGCCGTCCCGCTGCTGCTGGACAGCAGCCGGGCCGCCACCGCGCTCGGCCACGTCCGGGACGAGCTGCTCGACGAGCTGCTCGCCACCCCGCAGCGCCCGCCGCAGCAGCTCGCCATGCGGGCGCAGCGGATCGGCATCGACCTCTCCCGCCCGCACGTGCTGGTGATAGCCCGGCCCGAGGGCGACTCCCAGGGCAAGGCGGCCACCTGGGCCTCGCTGTACGCGCACCGGATGAGCGGCCTGAAGCGGGTCGACAACGGCCGCGCCGTCCTGCTGCTGCCCGGCACCGACCCGGGCGCGGCCGCCCGCGCGGTCTCCGAGGAGCTCACGCCGCTGCTCGGCACCCCGGTCACGGTCAGCTCGGCCGGCCCGGCCAGCGACCCCGTGTCGGTGTTCCACGCCCACCAGGAGGCGCTGCGCTGCCTGGACGCGATGACCTCGCTCGGCTCGACCGGGCGCGCCGCCTCGGCCCGCGAACTCGGCTTCATCGGCGTGCTGCTGTCCGACAACCACGACGTCGACGGCTTCATCGACTCCACCATCGGCCCGGTCCTCGACTACGACCAGCAGCGGTTCACCGAGCTGGCCCGCACCCTGGGCGCCTACTTCGAGACCGGCAACAGCCCGACCTACGCGGCCCAGAAGCTGCACGTGCACACCAACACGGTGGCCCGCCGCCTGGAGCGGATCAGCGAGCTGCTCGGCCCCGAGTGGCAGAAGCCCGAGCGCGCCTTCGAGATCCAGCTCGCGCTGCGGCTGTCCCGGGTGCGCCGGCAGCTGCTCGACCGCACCGGCGAGGGCCCGGCCGCCGCGCCGGCCGAGGAGTCCTGA
- a CDS encoding IS701 family transposase → MSGLTLYSREVQAPGHAPAPDHSHTHDVLLSELCSVLFASLPRSDQRHKGAQYLRGLLGAQGRKSIRNIATVVGGQAAEQSLHHFITSSTWDWGPVRQALAQHLARIAPPQAYVLRPMVIPKAGDHSVGVDRRFIPALGQVLNAQQAVGVWAASESFSCPINWRLHLPQTWLDSEPRRSQALIPEEVDAETVADCGLEAVLGLPARWGLPTRPVVLDARDADALRTVRRLRAERVPLLARINGSFPLLPATPIAGRPVEPTPAFQVMGAARDLRRPLVWSGHTGAVRTSLVAAVRVRVPGQSARTIPGLRGDELMLVGVGVPGRRWPSELWLTDLVDLQLSGLLRLGRLVDRVDRDFVQIADRVGVRDFAGRSFSGWHRHMSLASAAHAVVALGRGAMPDARFGHAS, encoded by the coding sequence ATGAGCGGTCTCACCCTGTACTCCCGGGAGGTTCAGGCCCCGGGCCACGCACCGGCCCCGGACCACTCCCACACCCACGACGTCCTGCTGTCGGAGCTGTGCTCCGTCCTGTTCGCCTCCCTGCCCCGGAGCGACCAGCGCCACAAGGGCGCGCAGTACCTGCGCGGCCTGCTCGGGGCCCAGGGCCGCAAGTCGATCCGCAACATCGCCACCGTGGTCGGCGGCCAGGCGGCCGAGCAGAGCCTGCACCACTTCATCACCAGCTCCACCTGGGACTGGGGCCCGGTCCGCCAGGCGCTCGCCCAGCACCTGGCCCGGATCGCCCCGCCGCAGGCGTACGTGCTGCGCCCGATGGTCATCCCCAAGGCCGGCGACCACTCGGTCGGCGTGGACCGCCGCTTCATCCCCGCCCTCGGGCAGGTGCTCAACGCCCAGCAGGCGGTCGGGGTGTGGGCCGCCTCCGAGAGCTTCAGCTGCCCGATCAACTGGCGGCTGCACCTGCCGCAGACCTGGCTGGACAGCGAACCGCGGCGCAGCCAGGCGCTGATCCCCGAGGAGGTCGACGCCGAGACGGTGGCCGACTGCGGGCTGGAGGCCGTGCTCGGCCTGCCCGCCCGCTGGGGCCTGCCCACCCGCCCGGTGGTGCTGGACGCCCGGGACGCCGACGCGCTGCGCACCGTGCGCCGCCTCCGCGCGGAGCGGGTACCGCTGCTGGCCCGGATCAACGGGTCCTTCCCGCTGCTGCCCGCCACCCCGATCGCCGGCCGGCCGGTCGAGCCGACCCCGGCGTTCCAGGTGATGGGTGCCGCGCGGGACCTGCGCCGTCCGCTGGTGTGGTCCGGCCACACCGGTGCGGTGCGCACCAGCCTGGTCGCCGCGGTGCGGGTGCGGGTGCCCGGTCAGAGCGCCCGGACGATACCCGGCCTGCGCGGCGACGAGCTGATGCTGGTGGGTGTCGGGGTGCCCGGGCGGCGCTGGCCGAGCGAGCTGTGGCTGACCGACCTGGTCGACCTGCAGCTGTCCGGCCTGCTGCGGCTCGGCCGGCTGGTCGACCGGGTGGACCGGGACTTCGTCCAGATCGCCGACCGGGTCGGGGTGCGGGACTTCGCCGGGCGCTCGTTCAGCGGCTGGCACCGGCACATGTCGCTGGCCTCGGCCGCGCACGCGGTGGTGGCGCTCGGGCGGGGCGCGATGCCGGACGCCCGTTTCGGCCACGCTTCCTGA
- a CDS encoding alpha/beta hydrolase yields the protein MPTVSAGTATVSYQVAGSGPGLVFVHGTGFGAQGTFGHLVEQFTADRTVVLPDFAGCGETVDDGGELTVEILAEQIIAVIEAQGGPVDLVGFSLGAVVSATVAALRPDLVRRLVLTAGWARPDDAYLSTHMTTWAALKDDPESFGRFGTLTAFSRDFMNAIGPEVLAGIMAGNQPTEGALRHIAVNLRTDIRELLPKITAETLVIGCTKDGTVPFGLTRELADGIAGARFEELESGHVVVFEKTDEFVALVRKFTA from the coding sequence ATGCCTACCGTTTCCGCAGGCACCGCCACCGTGTCCTACCAGGTGGCCGGATCGGGCCCGGGCCTGGTCTTCGTCCACGGCACCGGCTTCGGTGCCCAGGGCACCTTCGGCCACCTGGTCGAGCAGTTCACGGCCGACCGCACCGTCGTGCTGCCCGACTTCGCCGGCTGCGGCGAGACCGTCGACGACGGCGGCGAGCTGACCGTCGAGATCCTCGCCGAGCAGATCATCGCGGTGATCGAGGCCCAGGGCGGCCCGGTCGACCTGGTCGGCTTCTCGCTCGGCGCGGTGGTCTCCGCGACCGTCGCGGCGCTGCGCCCGGACCTGGTCCGCCGCCTGGTCCTGACCGCCGGCTGGGCCCGCCCGGACGACGCGTACCTCTCCACCCACATGACCACCTGGGCCGCGCTCAAGGACGACCCGGAGAGCTTCGGCCGCTTCGGCACGCTCACCGCGTTCAGCCGCGACTTCATGAACGCCATCGGCCCCGAGGTGCTGGCCGGCATCATGGCCGGCAACCAGCCGACCGAGGGCGCGCTGCGTCACATCGCGGTCAACCTGCGCACCGACATCCGCGAGCTGCTGCCGAAGATCACCGCCGAGACCCTGGTGATCGGCTGCACCAAGGACGGCACCGTGCCGTTCGGCCTCACCCGCGAGCTCGCCGACGGCATCGCCGGCGCCCGCTTCGAGGAGCTCGAGAGCGGCCACGTGGTCGTCTTCGAGAAGACCGACGAGTTCGTCGCGCTGGTCCGGAAGTTCACCGCCTGA
- a CDS encoding acyltransferase, whose product MATDQLIARPQPAVETAPAQPQRPFTTRLPSLTGLRFPAALAVFAYHAALPIPSLRFFGDDATEFRFVDLAGQAGGLGVSFFFVLSGFVLTWSARDSDTTTGFWRRRLVKIYPNYVVTWALAMALFASAYTPLRTALANLLMLQVWIPDFNTYFSVNPPSWSLGAEAIFYLAFPLLHRGFKKIPAQQLKYWVLGMVAGIIATPALAYALLPDTPTVPGGLQSSVLQYWVTYVLPPVRMMDFALGMLVAYAVRNGRWRNIGMVWSSLLLVAGYVATNYVPYLYGQRVMTIVPIALLIAAAAIADNEGRFTLFRNRAMTWLGEISFAFYLLHFIVLAYLRSLLGTRMFSTAEGVGLLLGSAVATVLLSWALYRLVETPIVRRFSKPRAKQSA is encoded by the coding sequence ATGGCCACCGATCAACTCATCGCCCGGCCGCAGCCGGCGGTCGAGACGGCGCCCGCGCAGCCGCAGCGCCCGTTCACCACCAGACTTCCCTCGCTGACCGGTCTGCGCTTCCCCGCCGCGCTCGCCGTGTTCGCCTACCACGCGGCGCTGCCGATCCCCTCGCTGCGCTTCTTCGGGGACGACGCCACCGAGTTCAGGTTCGTCGACCTGGCCGGCCAGGCCGGCGGCCTCGGCGTCTCGTTCTTCTTCGTGCTCAGCGGCTTCGTGCTGACCTGGTCCGCCCGGGACAGCGACACCACCACCGGGTTCTGGCGCCGCCGCCTGGTGAAGATCTACCCGAACTACGTGGTCACCTGGGCGCTGGCGATGGCGCTCTTCGCCTCCGCGTACACGCCGCTGCGCACCGCGCTGGCCAACCTGCTGATGCTCCAGGTGTGGATACCGGACTTCAACACCTACTTCAGCGTCAACCCGCCGAGCTGGTCGCTGGGCGCCGAGGCGATCTTCTACCTGGCCTTCCCGCTGCTGCACCGCGGCTTCAAGAAGATCCCGGCCCAGCAGCTCAAGTACTGGGTGCTCGGCATGGTGGCCGGCATCATCGCCACCCCGGCGCTCGCCTACGCCCTGCTGCCCGACACCCCGACCGTCCCCGGCGGTCTGCAGAGCTCGGTCCTGCAGTACTGGGTCACCTACGTGCTGCCGCCGGTGCGGATGATGGACTTCGCGCTCGGCATGCTGGTGGCGTACGCCGTCCGCAACGGCCGCTGGCGCAACATCGGCATGGTCTGGTCGTCCCTGCTGCTGGTGGCCGGCTACGTCGCCACCAACTACGTGCCGTACCTGTACGGCCAGCGCGTGATGACCATCGTGCCGATCGCGCTGCTGATCGCCGCCGCCGCGATCGCCGACAACGAGGGCCGCTTCACCCTCTTCCGCAACCGGGCGATGACCTGGCTCGGCGAGATCTCCTTCGCCTTCTACCTGCTGCACTTCATCGTGCTGGCGTACCTGCGCAGCCTGCTCGGCACCCGGATGTTCTCCACCGCCGAGGGCGTCGGCCTGCTGCTCGGCTCGGCCGTCGCCACCGTGCTGCTCTCCTGGGCGCTCTACCGCCTGGTCGAGACCCCGATCGTCCGCCGCTTCTCCAAGCCGCGCGCCAAGCAGTCCGCCTGA
- a CDS encoding MFS transporter, whose amino-acid sequence MTTTADADQASGRRRAGLTLALLAFAQLIVSIDYNIVYVALPEIGSGLGFSAQNLQWVVSAYAVAFGGFLLFGGRASDLFGRRRMFVLGLSLYAVSSLVGGLATGPGLLIAARAVQGLGGAFLFPATLALVVTGFAEGRERNRALSVWAAAGASGMIIGSLLGGVLTEAFGWQAVFYVNVPLAGGAALLAFTLITADGPREQGRAFDLPGALTATAGATLVVFTLVQAPTSGWTSPLILTTAAVGLALVAAFLAIEARTADPLMPLRLFRNRNLSTGVVVTFLFMATFGTLLYFLTVYFQNVHGYSAMETGTAFLIPMVCGFLGSMLGGRIATRFGVRTTLIGSFVLGGAGTAAMALTMTTDGSYAALLPGLVVLSLCQGVIFTTMFAAASTGVHPYEQGIASGIVSTGQQVGSAVGLAVLVAVANAGTAGLSGEELRSATTDGLRTAVLVATAGIAVLVLVALNFERTPKQRPAEASADSAADLTLSAS is encoded by the coding sequence ATGACCACGACCGCCGACGCCGACCAGGCGTCCGGACGGCGCCGCGCGGGCCTCACCCTGGCCCTGCTGGCGTTCGCCCAGCTGATCGTCTCGATCGACTACAACATCGTCTACGTCGCTCTGCCCGAGATCGGCAGCGGCCTCGGCTTCTCCGCGCAGAACCTGCAGTGGGTGGTCAGCGCCTACGCGGTCGCCTTCGGCGGCTTCCTGCTGTTCGGCGGCCGCGCCTCGGACCTGTTCGGCCGCCGCCGGATGTTCGTCCTGGGCCTGTCCCTGTACGCCGTCTCCTCGCTGGTCGGCGGCCTGGCCACCGGCCCCGGCCTGCTGATCGCCGCCCGCGCGGTGCAGGGCCTGGGCGGCGCCTTCCTCTTCCCGGCCACCCTCGCCCTGGTGGTGACCGGCTTCGCCGAGGGCCGCGAGCGCAACCGCGCGCTGTCGGTCTGGGCCGCCGCCGGCGCGTCCGGCATGATCATCGGCTCGCTGCTCGGCGGCGTGCTCACCGAGGCCTTCGGCTGGCAGGCGGTGTTCTACGTCAACGTGCCGCTGGCCGGCGGCGCCGCGCTGCTCGCCTTCACCCTGATCACCGCGGACGGCCCGCGCGAGCAGGGCCGCGCCTTCGACCTGCCGGGCGCGCTGACCGCCACCGCCGGCGCCACCCTGGTGGTCTTCACCCTGGTGCAGGCCCCGACCTCCGGCTGGACCTCCCCGCTGATCCTCACCACCGCGGCCGTCGGCCTCGCCCTGGTCGCCGCCTTCCTGGCGATCGAGGCCCGCACCGCCGACCCGCTGATGCCGCTGCGGCTGTTCCGCAACCGCAACCTCTCCACCGGCGTGGTGGTCACCTTCCTCTTCATGGCCACCTTCGGCACCCTGCTGTACTTCCTCACCGTCTACTTCCAGAACGTGCACGGGTACTCCGCGATGGAGACCGGCACCGCGTTCCTGATCCCGATGGTCTGCGGCTTCCTCGGCTCGATGCTGGGCGGCCGGATCGCCACCCGCTTCGGCGTCCGCACCACCCTGATCGGCTCCTTCGTGCTCGGCGGCGCCGGCACCGCCGCGATGGCGCTCACCATGACCACCGACGGCAGCTACGCCGCGCTGCTGCCCGGCCTGGTGGTGCTGAGCCTGTGCCAGGGCGTCATCTTCACCACGATGTTCGCCGCCGCCTCCACCGGCGTCCACCCGTACGAGCAGGGCATCGCCTCGGGCATCGTCTCCACCGGCCAGCAGGTCGGCAGCGCGGTGGGCCTGGCGGTGCTGGTCGCCGTCGCCAACGCCGGCACCGCCGGGCTGAGCGGCGAGGAGCTGCGCTCGGCCACCACCGACGGGCTGCGCACCGCCGTCCTGGTCGCGACCGCCGGGATCGCCGTCCTGGTGCTGGTCGCGCTGAACTTCGAGCGCACCCCGAAGCAGCGGCCCGCCGAGGCGTCCGCCGACTCCGCGGCCGACCTGACACTCTCCGCGTCCTGA
- a CDS encoding NAD(P)H-binding protein, which produces MSKILVIGAGGQVGASVVEQLLEAGAEVRAGARNPEKLSLPAAVEVVKADLTDGASLKEALNGVAKVFLYAVPQGIETFLEAAKATGVEHVVLLSSQTVVDAFPVQEPITVMHRTVEDAIVASGIAYTFVRPHNFATNILMWGWPESIKAEGLVRFPYPESHSDAIHEKDIAAVAVAALTRPGHENQAYFISGPESITQRRQLEILSEVLGRPLEYVELTEAEAREALSPIVPIWVMDAVVGYWAGSDNVPSHLTDNVEKITGRPARTFAEWAKDHAADFTA; this is translated from the coding sequence ATGAGCAAGATCCTGGTCATCGGCGCGGGCGGCCAGGTCGGCGCCTCGGTCGTCGAGCAGCTGCTGGAGGCCGGCGCCGAGGTGCGGGCCGGCGCCCGCAACCCCGAGAAGCTGTCGCTGCCGGCCGCCGTCGAGGTCGTCAAGGCCGACCTGACGGACGGAGCCAGCCTGAAGGAGGCGCTGAACGGCGTCGCCAAGGTCTTCCTGTACGCGGTGCCGCAGGGCATCGAGACCTTCCTGGAGGCCGCGAAGGCCACCGGCGTCGAGCACGTGGTGCTGCTCTCCTCGCAGACCGTGGTGGACGCCTTCCCGGTGCAGGAGCCGATCACCGTCATGCACCGCACGGTGGAGGACGCGATCGTCGCCTCCGGCATCGCCTACACCTTCGTGCGGCCGCACAACTTCGCCACCAACATCCTGATGTGGGGCTGGCCGGAGTCGATCAAGGCCGAGGGCCTGGTCCGCTTCCCGTACCCGGAGTCGCACAGCGACGCCATCCACGAGAAGGACATCGCCGCCGTCGCGGTCGCCGCCCTCACCCGGCCCGGCCACGAGAACCAGGCGTACTTCATCAGCGGCCCCGAGTCGATCACCCAGCGCCGCCAGCTGGAGATCCTCTCCGAGGTGCTCGGCCGCCCGCTGGAGTACGTCGAGCTGACCGAGGCCGAGGCCCGCGAGGCGCTCTCCCCGATCGTGCCGATCTGGGTGATGGACGCCGTGGTCGGCTACTGGGCCGGCTCCGACAACGTCCCGAGCCACCTGACCGACAACGTCGAGAAGATCACCGGCCGCCCGGCCCGGACCTTCGCCGAGTGGGCGAAGGACCACGCCGCGGACTTCACCGCCTGA
- a CDS encoding NADPH:quinone reductase, with product MRAAFIEQLGPPQNIRFGEVPSPVPGPTDVLVDVTAVSANPVDTFVRSGVFRTPVEFPFVVGRDLVGTVAAAGPGAPGFAVGDRVWCNSLGHGGRQGAAAEQAVVAADRLYHLPEGVDADEAVATVHPAATAYLGLFTHGALRAGETVLVAGAAGNVGSALVVLAAAAGARVVATARAEDAGYCRALGAAEVLDYRDPELPARLAAACPGGVDLHLDTSGSNDLAAAVELLAPRGRIVLLAGARSAPVLPAGRLYMKDGSVRGFVISHATTAELAEAAAAINRALPTGKLRPRALTRLPLSATADVHRALENGELNGRRVVLRPDL from the coding sequence ATGCGCGCAGCCTTCATCGAGCAGCTCGGCCCTCCGCAGAACATCCGCTTCGGCGAGGTGCCCTCCCCCGTCCCCGGACCGACCGACGTCCTGGTGGACGTCACCGCGGTGTCGGCCAACCCGGTGGACACCTTCGTCCGCTCCGGTGTGTTCCGGACACCGGTGGAGTTCCCCTTCGTGGTGGGCCGGGACCTGGTCGGTACCGTCGCCGCCGCGGGCCCCGGCGCACCGGGCTTCGCGGTCGGCGACCGGGTCTGGTGCAACAGCCTGGGCCACGGCGGCCGGCAGGGCGCCGCCGCCGAGCAGGCCGTGGTCGCCGCCGACCGGCTCTACCACCTGCCCGAGGGCGTGGACGCGGACGAGGCGGTGGCCACCGTGCACCCGGCGGCCACCGCGTACCTGGGCCTGTTCACCCACGGCGCCCTGCGCGCCGGGGAGACCGTGCTGGTGGCCGGCGCCGCCGGGAACGTCGGCTCGGCGCTGGTGGTGCTGGCCGCCGCGGCGGGCGCCCGGGTGGTCGCCACCGCCCGCGCCGAGGACGCCGGGTACTGCCGGGCCCTGGGCGCGGCCGAGGTGCTCGACTACCGCGACCCCGAGCTGCCCGCGCGGCTCGCCGCCGCCTGCCCGGGCGGGGTCGACCTCCACCTGGACACCTCCGGCTCCAACGACCTGGCCGCCGCGGTCGAGCTGCTCGCCCCGCGCGGGCGGATCGTGCTGCTGGCCGGTGCCCGCTCCGCCCCGGTGCTGCCGGCCGGCCGGCTGTACATGAAGGACGGCTCGGTCCGCGGCTTCGTCATCTCGCACGCCACCACCGCCGAGCTCGCCGAGGCCGCCGCCGCGATCAACCGCGCGCTGCCCACCGGGAAGCTCCGCCCGCGCGCGCTGACCCGCCTCCCGCTCTCCGCCACCGCCGACGTCCACCGGGCGCTGGAGAACGGCGAGCTGAACGGCAGGCGGGTCGTCCTGCGCCCCGATCTGTAG